TAGTGAACAGAAAAGTGACGGTTGAAGCTACTCTTCTATATAGAATTTTTGTGTGAAGCGCAGTGGTCCTGTGCCTTTCAAACCTGCGTTAACATCGATATTAAAAGTGATGTTTTCTTCGTGTGTTACAGGGAACTCAGCTAGGTAATAAATCGCATCACCTTCCTTTATCTCGCGGAAGTTAAGCGTGCGAGTGTTACCTACAAGGTTCTTCGCTGTTCCCGTGATTTTAGCGGTTGTTGCAGGCTTGCCAAGGGAAGCTTTGTCTAACACGCTGATGTTCAGAATCGCTGAGTAGCCATTTCGCTTAAGCTTGTATTGCTTAGCTACCTGAGCCGTTAGAAATGTCGAGTTAAAAGCCGAGTAGTGAACTTCGACATCCTTAATGTTTTTAAATTGTCCTGCTGAACTTGGTAGGGCAACAAGAGAGGTGAGTAGTGCTGTAATCCATAGACGCATAGTGACTCCAATAAATAGCAAAAAGCCATCATAGGATGGCTTTGACTTCGGTTGGGATTTGGCTTGGCGAGCATATTCGAACTTGCTTATGCCGACCGAGTTCTCCCTTTTCTATCTTAATTTGCCCTTTAGCGACCTTAAATTGTTTCGCTAGGTATTTCGCTAAGTGGGCATTGGCTTTGCCATCTACTGGTGGAGCAGTAATGGCAATTTTGAGTTCCTCACCGTGCAAGCCAACAATCTTGTCTCGGCTTGCTTTGGGTTGGATATAGAGCCTAAGAATAATATCTTCTTCTTCGGCCCAAACTGCTTTTGGCATCGTCAAAGTACCTAATGTTCGTACTTGAATTATAGCTGATACCAAATAGGACCAATCATGTCGCCCATTAGGAAGTTCGCAAATTGCAGAACAATGAACAGAACCAACACGCTTAGGTCGAAACCACCCATGTCTGGAAGGATACGGCGGATAGGTACTAGCATTGGC
This region of Vibrio sp. BS-M-Sm-2 genomic DNA includes:
- a CDS encoding DUF4426 domain-containing protein, translated to MRLWITALLTSLVALPSSAGQFKNIKDVEVHYSAFNSTFLTAQVAKQYKLKRNGYSAILNISVLDKASLGKPATTAKITGTAKNLVGNTRTLNFREIKEGDAIYYLAEFPVTHEENITFNIDVNAGLKGTGPLRFTQKFYIEE
- the yggU gene encoding DUF167 family protein YggU, producing the protein MPKAVWAEEEDIILRLYIQPKASRDKIVGLHGEELKIAITAPPVDGKANAHLAKYLAKQFKVAKGQIKIEKGELGRHKQVRICSPSQIPTEVKAIL